A segment of the Halogeometricum sp. S3BR5-2 genome:
TCGGCGACGGCGCCCGGCAAGTCGATACTCGCCTCGCTCTCGGAGGACCGCGTCGCGGAGGTCCTCGACGCGACGGAACTCCCCGCCGACACCGACGTGGACGAACTGCGGCGGGAGATCCGCCGCATCCGGGACGACGGAGTGGCGTTCTGCAGAGAAGAACAGTTCGAGGGCGTCGTCGGCGTCGCGGCACCCATCGAGTCTGGGGCGGACCGCACCCCCGCCGCGCTGAGCGTCTACGGACCTTCGGACCGTCTGCGGGGGCGGCACCTCGAAGAGGACGTTACGGGACAGGTGCTCAGCACCGCCAAATCGATACAAGTAGAGCTCGCGAGTGAATGAATGCTCTCGCATTACGAACATAGACTTGTAATGTACCGGCTCCGCCGCTCGAAGCATCGTCACAGTTGTACCGCTGTAAGGGTCGAACGGGGATTGAACGACCTTCCGTCCGCGTACGCCGTCCGGTGGACATGGTTCAACGTTGAGGTCCCGCTCACAGTTCGGGATTTTGCAGAACTGAAATGGATATAATAGGTCTCTATCCAATTTTATAGAGACAGATATCGAGTAGTATAATCAAGAGCTACAAAATAGATACAATCAGCCGAACTCCGAATATATTCGGGCCGTATTCGAACCCGAGTACCGCTATCTCCGCTCTCGGGCGAGGCCCGACCGCGCTGCGGCTCTCGATTCGGAGCGGTACGAAAAATCGCCGCGGCGTCGGGATTCGTCAGTCCGACGAGGATCCGAAGACGTTCGGAACGTCCGCGTCGCGGCGTTCCGAGAGGTAGTACGCGGTGACGAACAGCGCCAGGACGCCCACGGGCAGGAGCAGGATGGGCCCGCTGAATCCGTACCCGGTGGCGAGGAACAGCAGCGTCGCCACCGCCCCGCAGAGCACGGCGTAGGGAATCTGCGTGTTCACGTGGTCGACGTGGTCGGCGCCGGCGAACATCGACGACAGCACCGTCGTGTCGCTGATGGGCGAGCAGTGGTCGCCGAACAGCGACCCCGTGAGGATGGCGCCGATGGCGCCCGGAAGCGGCGCGCCGAGTTGGAACGCCAGCGGCACCGCCACGGGGAACATGATGCCCATCGTCCCCCACGAGGTGCCGATGGAGAAGGAGACGATGGCCGCGGCGACGAACACGATGGCCGGCAGCAGCGGCGCGGTGATGACGCCCTCCGCGATGCTGACGACGAACGGTCCGACGCCGAGCGTCTCGCTGACGCCGCCGATGGTCCACGCCAGCGTGAGGACGGCCACCGGAAACATCACCATCTTGAACCCCTCGAACATGGAGTCGCTCACCGCTTCGAGTTCCACGCGGGCGTGTCCGACGAGGATGGCGAGCAGCAGCGCGCAGGCCGAGAAGACGCCCCACAGGATGGCGTCGGCGGTGGCCGCGTCTCGCAGCGCCTGGTTGGGCGCCGCACCCGGCCATCCGCCCGAGTACAGCAGCCCGAACCCGGTGACGGCGACCAGGGCGACGATGGGTGCGGCGAAGTACCACCAGCGCGAGTCGACGTGGTCGGGCGTGACGATGTCCTCCTCGCGCGTCTCGATGAGGGGGTCGGCGTCGTCCGCGAGCACCTTCCCCTCCTCCTTCGCGCGCTTCTCGGCGCGCTTCATCGGCCCGAAGTTCCACCCCATGCCGACGAGGATGAACACCAGCGCGATTGCGAGGAGGCTGTAGAAGCGGTACGGGATGCTCTGGAGGAACACCACGAACGCGCTCTGGTCGATGCCGAGCGAGGAGAACTGGTCGCGGATGAGCCCCACCTCGAACCCGACCCACGTCGAGACGACGGCGATGCTCACGACCGGCGAGGTGGTCGAGTCGAGCAGGTACGCGAGTTTCTCGCGGCTGATGTCGAACTGGTCGGTGATGGGCCGCATCACCGACCCCGTTATCATCGTGCTCGCGTAGGAGTCGACGAAGATGAGCATCCCGAGGAGGCCCGTCCCCACCTCGGCCTGCCTCCTGGTCTTGATGCGGTCGATGATGCGCTCCGCGAGCGCTTTCATCCCGCCCGAGAGGAATATCATCCCGAGCATCGCACCCGAGAGGAACGTGAACAGCAGGAGTTTGCTGTTGAACGGCGTGATGAGGCTGTTGATGACCAACTGGAGCGAGTGGGCCATTCCCCCGATGGGGTTCCACCCGACCAGTATGGTCGCGCCGATCCAGATTCCGGTGAACAACGAGAGGAGCACCTGCCGGCTCACCAGCGTCAGCACGATGGCGAACAACGCCGGGAGCAGACTGATGGCTCCGTACGTCTCTGCGGGCATGACAGCCCGACTCTCGTCTCCGGTCTGTTAAGTTTTATCGCCGAGACCCGCGAAATTGTAAAATTAGGTTCGTATCTTCGGACAGAAAAATATGTCCGAACGCGAGACATCACGACCCGCTCGGCGACTCGCCCCGTCCGGGGAGGCGACGCGCCGCGGTACCTAAATCCCAGAGGGCGCCACGTCTCGAACCTCGCGGAACGCCCCCTGCACGACTTCGGACAGCGCCGGGTGGACGTGTATCGTCTCAGCTACCGTCTTCGCGTCCGCGCCCGCGGCGACGGCGGTGCTCACCTCGTGGACGAGCATCGACGCGTGCGGGCCGACGACGTGGAACCCGAGCACTTCGCCGTCGTCCGCGACGAGCGCCTTCGCGAACCCGTCCCCGGGGAGCACGGACCCGAGCGCGGTATCGTCGTAATCGTACCTGCCCGCCTCGTAGCCGCCGTCTATCTCCTCTTCCGTCTTTCCGAGGCTCCCGACCTGCGGCGACCCGAAGACGGCGTGAGCCATCCCCGGATACGACACCGCCGACCGCGACTCGCCGAGGAGGCTCTCGACGACGTGTTCGGCCTCCTTGTCGCCGGAGTGTTTGAACATGTAGTTGCCCGCGATGTCGCCGATGGCGTAGACGCCGTCGACCGAGGTTTCGAGGTACTCGTCCGTCTCGACGAACCCGTCCTCGTCGGTGTCGAGTCCGGCCGCGGAGACGTTCCAGCGGTCGGTGTTGGGCCGCCGACCCGTCGCCAACAGCACCTCGTCGCCCGCGAGTTCGATGCGGCCGTCGCCGTTCTCGCCGTTTCCGTCGCCGTCGCCGTTCTCGCCCTCCTCGGACTCCGCGACGACGACGGTCTCCTCGCCGTCCTCGCGGAGTTCCGTCACCTCGCGACCGAGGTGGAGTTCGTGCTTCTCCTCGTACGCCTCGGTCAGCCGTTCGGCCACCTCGCGGTCCTCTCGCCCGAGGAGGACGTTCCCGCGGCCGACGACGGCCACGTCGGTTCCGAGGGCGCCGAACAGGTGCGCCATCTCGACGGCGATGTAGCCGCCGCCGGCGACGACGAGGCGGTCCGGCAACTCCCTCAACCGAAGCGCCTCGTCGCTGGTGAGGAAGTCCGCCTCGTCGGTGCCGTCGATGGAGTCGGGAACGACCGGTCGCGACCCGCCCGCGAGGACGATTCGCTCGGCGGTCAGTTCCGCCGTACTGTCCCCCTCCCCGCTTTCACCCTCGGCATCGACCTCGACCGTCCGCTCGCCGACGAACCGCCCTTCGGTCTGGTAGAAATCGATACGCTCGTGCTCGCGGGCGCGTTCGGCCTTCTCCTCGGCTTCCGCGGTCACCTCTCCGATGACCTCGTCGACGATGTCGCCGAAGGCGACGCCGTCCAGCGACGCGTCGAGACCGAGCGAGTCGGCGTTCGTAATCGTCTCGGCCGCGTCGGCCCGGTGGATGAGCTTCTTCGAGGGGTTGCAACCGCGGTTGAGGCAGGTGCCGCCGAGTCTGTCGCGTTCGACGAGCGCGACGTCCAGTCCGCCGTCTGCGGCCGCCGCCGCCACGATGTTTCCGGTTCCGCCGCCGAGGACGATGAGGTCGTACTCGCGCATCGTCGGCGGTACGGACACGAGCGTGAAAAGGGGTCTTGCCGGCCTCCCGACAAGGGGGGTCCGCGGTCGCGCGCCGGACTCCCGACGCTTGAACCACTTGGATATACAGCCCTGTCGCCTTCGGCCGCGTGCCCCCGAGTGCTGACAATGAGCGGTCAGACTCCCTCCTCGAACCGGTCGCTGGAGACGGCCGACGGCGTGACCCGTCGGTCGCTCCTCTCGGCGGGCGTGTTCGGCTTCGGCTTCAGCGGCCTCATCGACGTGCTCGTGCTCCACCTCGTCCTCCAGTGGCACCACCTCCTCTCGGGTATCTACCCGCAGACGACGATGGCCGGCCTCCGGACGAACATCCTCGCCGACGGTCTGTTCTCCGTCGCGATGCTCGTCGTCGCGTGCGTCGGCGCCGGCCTCCTCTGGCAGTCCGAACGCCGGACCGACGTCCCCCTCGCCCTCCGACCGGTGGCCGGCGCGGCGATTATCGGCCTCGGCGCCTTCGACCTGTACGACGTGGTGGTCGACCACGTCCTCCTCGGCCTCCACCAACCGCTCTCGCAGGGCGGACAGTACAACCCTCACTGGGCCGCCGTGAGCCTCCTCATCCTCGGAGCCGGCTACTACATCTATCGGACGGGCGTGAAACGGCAGACCGAAGCCGCGACGGAGACGGCGTGACTGCGGCCCTCGCGCCCGCCGTACTCCCGGCGTCCGTCACCCTCTCGGCGCTCGTCGTCCCCGCGCCGCTTCACGGTGGGGCGGCCGCTCCGGCGTCGACGCCGATTCCGCACTGGTCGGTGCTCCTCGTCGCCGTCCTCGGCCTCTGGGTCGTCATCGCGGCCGGCGTGCTGGTCTGCGACAGACTGCTCGCGCGGGCCGGGGCGGCGGCGTAGGTGGCTACCGCTCGACGGTGACGGAGACGCCGAGCGGTTCGTAGGCGTTGTTTCCGTACCCCTTCTGATTCCACGGGTAGCGGTCGCCTTCGATGCCGCGTAACCCCTCTTCCGGGTCCGAGACCGTCGCGGGTTGCGTCCGTCCGCGGTCGTCCGTCGCGCGCGAGACGACGGTGTGCTCGCCGGGGTCGGCGTCCCAGACGTACCGGAACTTCCGGACGGCGTAGCGGCCGAGGTCCGGGCCGACGAACTCGGCGTCCGCCCACGTCTCGCCGCCGTCCGTCGACACCTCGACGGCTTCGACCGCGTCGTCGCCGGACCACGCCACGCCCGCCACCTCGATTCGTCCGTCGGCGCCCGGCGAGCGGTCGGCGCCGTCCGCCGGCGACGTGACGAGCGACTTGACGAGTTGGTCGAACAGGTAGGCGTTCCGCACCTCCTCGGTCTCCCGCATCTGGTCGCGCGTGTCCACCGTCTCCACCGAGGCGTGTCGCTCGGCCTCGTCGTCCTGCGCCGGGACGATGCGGTAGGAGGACTGCTGGTACTCGGTGTAGTCGCGGCCGTCCCGCGACTCCCACTCCTCGCCGGCGACCATGGAGTCCATCACGCGCACCTCCTCGACCCACTTCACGCTGTTGTTGCCGAACCACCCCGGTACGAGGAGTCTGACGGGGTAGCCGTGCTCGGCGGTCATCGGGTCGCCGTTCATCTCGTAGGCGAGGATGCAGTCTTCGAGCGCCTTCGCCATCGGAACCGACCGGCAGAACACGTCCTCGTCGGCCTTCGCCTCGCCGCCCATCGCCGTCAGCCACTGTTCGTCCCCCGTGTCGGCGCCGTGGTCCTCCAGCACCGCACGCAGGGGCGTCCCCGTCCAGACGGCGTTGCCGACGGCGCCGAACGTCCACTGGTCGCCCTCGGCGTCCGGCGAGAAGTACGCCCGGCCGTTGCCCGAGCACTCCATCATGTGGACGACCGACTCGGTGGGGTAGTCGTTCCGTATCGCCGCCATCGACAGGTCCGCCTCCGAGTCGACCAGCCCCGTCAGCGAGACGGTCCACTCCTCGGCGTCTATCTCCGGCGTCCGGTGGTGGTTTCGGACGTAGTGTTCCTCCCGCGGCGTGAGGTAGCTCTCCAGGTTCTCCCGCGCGTCGGTCTGGGCGTTGTCGGGGTCGGTCGAGAGCGCCTCCAGTCCGGGGTACGTCTGGGCGACCGGTTCGTCTTCGGCGCGCTGCTCGCTCTCGTCTGCATCTCTCGGGGACATTCGGGGAGTCGTCGGTTCAGGGAGGACGCACTCGGCTGTGCTGCCTGCGCGTGAAAGGCACGACCGTCGCCGCGTCGTCCCTCGACTACGCGCCCGCTCGAACCCGACCCGCCGTCGCGTTCGCGCCCGATTCCCCGTCCGACGCCGCGGACGCCGCCGAGGCGTTTGCGCTCTCGGTCCCGTTCGCGGGCTGTCGGATGCGAACCGTCTCGTCGCCGTACACCTCCATCGTCTCTATCACCGTACCGTTCTCCGCGACGCGCTGAACGATGACCGTCGGCGCGCCGTCACCCGCCTCCGAGGGCCCGCCGCCCGCCCCGCCCGCGTCGCCGGGCCCGGTCGTCGCGTTCGTCGGCGTCTCGCCGGCGAGGAACCGCCGAATCGCGTCCGTCCGCTCGAACTCCCGCACCTCGCCGCTCTGGGCGTCGACGAACGCGACGTAGGCGATGCCGCTGTTGTCCTCGGGGACGACGCGCACCTGCCAGTACTCGCGGTCGTCTATCACCGTCAGTATCGGCTCGGCCGGCGAGAAGCGGTTCCAGTCGGTCTGCCGGGCGGCCTGCCTGACCAGGTCCGCGGCCTTCTGCGGGCCGAACAGCGACCGGTTCGGCCGGTACACCTCGAAGGCGCCCGTCTGGCCGTCTATCGTCCACACCTCGCGGAGACCCTGCGCCTGCCCGTACGGTTCGACGGCGACGACGTACTGCGGCCCCTCCTCGGTGAGCACGAAGAACGGCTGGTCGTTGTCGTCTCCGGGGAGTGGAGCGACCTCTATCTCGTCCTCGTGGCTGGTGAACGTGTTCACGATGCCGTTGCGGTACTTCGTCGCCGCGACCCGTCGCCGCGCGAGGTCCTCGGGGTACAACTGCTGGCCCGAAAGCACCGGGCTCTCGGCCGCTTCTTCCGGCGAGAGCGTCCGGACGGTGCCGTCGGGGTCGACGACGGCGACGCCGCCCCACGACGGCGTCGTGTGCGGAATCGGCGTCAGGTGGAACGTCGGCTTCGAGTACGGGACGACGATGTGCTGGGTGCCGTTCTCGACGACCATCTTCGGGTCGCCGTAGTCGACGAGGTACTCGCCGTTCTTCAGCAGGTGCCAGCGGTAGCTCTCGAAGAACACGGTTCCGATGCCCTTCTCCATCGCCCCGTCGACGACCCGGACGTTCGCCCGTTGGGTCGTCGTGTCGACGAGCACCGTCCCCGCCTGCTGCTTCGTCAGCACGTTGAACAGGCCGTCCGGCGACAGCGGCGCCGCCCAGTACGGCGTCCCGTTCGCGACGGTGATGGCCGTCTCGCCCACCCGGTACTGCGGCCGGTTGAGCGTGTTCGAGGCGTACTGCTCGGCCACCGCGCGGGTGACGATGCGCGGGTTGTCGGCGTCGACGTCGTCGAGTCGCTCCACCGTCGTCGACGCACCCATCGTCTGGTCGCTCAGCGTGGCGCCGGCGACGACGTTGACGACGGGCGAGAGCACGAAGATACCGACGACGAACACGACGCCCGCCGCCCGGAGCGGACTCACCTGCGGACCGTCGTCGCCGATTCCGTACTCCGAGGGCGTCTCGTCCCGCGCGTACTTGGAAAAGAGCCATCCGGCGACGACGGCGGCGACCAGCGGAACGACGAGCAGCGGCGTCGTGTACAGCGCGTACACCGCCGCGTGCAGCGTCGGTCGGAAGAACCACGCGGCGGCGACGAGGAGGAGTGCGACCCCGAGCAGCGCCGCCCACGGGGGACCGCCGCCGTCGCCGCCGGGGGGCCACTCGCCCGTCTCCTCGCCGGCCGGTGGGCCGTCGGACTCCTCGGAGGAGGGCGAGGACATCAGGAACCGGCCTCGCGGAGCGGCGGACGTCGGTCGAGGCGGGTACTCGTCGTCCGAGACGCGTTCGGGAGGGTCATACCGAGACGTGTCAGCGTCCGATATTAAAACCCGGTATCTCCCCGACCCGGCCGCGACGTCGGCGCCGCCGCACTAGTCGAAAGTCCTTCTTCCATCAAATATGTGGATTGTTAACTAATACTGTGGTTCATGCAAACGCTTATCACGAAATACGACATTCTTACCGGTCGTACGTAGGGGGGTCACGACCGGACGTAGGGACGTCGAAGCGTCGGAACCGGCGGTCGTGGGCGCCGCTGCGCGGGAGAACCAAAGTATGTCAATCACCGTCCTTCACGTCGACGACGACCCCATGTTCGGGGACCTCGTGGCGTCCTACCTCGACTGCGAGGACGATATCACCGTCGAGAGCACGGCCGGAGCGTCCGCGGCGATGGACCGCCTCCGCCGAACCGACGTCGACTGCGTCGTGAGCGACTACGACATGCCCGGGACGAACGGGCTGGAACTGCTGGCGGAGGTTCGGACGGTGTGCCCGGAGGTCCCTTTCATCCTCTTCACCGGCAAGGGTTCCGAGGAGATAGCCAGCGACGCCATCAACAACGGCGTGACGGACTACCTGCAGAAGGGCGGCGGCGTCGACAAGTTCGACGTGCTGCGCAACAGCGTCCGCAACGCTGTCTCGCGGTACCAAGGGGAACACGAACTCATGCTGAGCCGACGATTCATCGAACGAGTGCTGAAACTGAGCCCCGCGGCCATCCTCGTCTTCGACCGCGAGGGAACGGTCGTGCAGGCCAACGAACGGGCCGAGGGACTCCTCGGCGTCGAGGCGTCGGAACTGGTCGGGCGGTCCGGCTCCGAACCGGGGTGGGAGGTCGTCGACGAGAAACGCGCGCCGGTGTCGGCGGACCCGTTCTTCTGCACTCGGGTGTTGGAGACGGGTGAGACCGTCTCCGACGTCGTCCGCGGGGTACGCCAACCCGACGGGCGCCTCGCGTGGCTGTCGGTCAGCGCCGCCCCTCTCTGGGACGACGCGGACGCCATCGAGAACGTCATCGCGGTGATGGCCGACGTGACGGACCAACACCGGCGCGAGCGAGCGCTCGCGGACACGCTCAAGCAGTTCGACGGCTTCGCCAGCGTGCTCTCGCACGACCTCGGCAACGTCCTCGCCATCGCGCAGGGGCGGCTCGAACTGGCCGAGCGAACCGGCGACGCGAGCCACCTCGAACAGGTCGAACGCGCGCTGGAACGGTCCGTCGGACTGCTCGAAGACCTCACGACGGTGATGCGGTCGGGGAGCTTCGTCGACGAGATAGGCGACGTGGACGCCCGGGCGGTGTTCGAGGCGGCCTGGGAGACCCAAGAGACGAAGCGAGCGACGTTCGAGACGGAACCGCTCGCGGTCCGCGCCGACGAGAACGCCCTGCTGCGGATGTTCGAGAACCTCATCCGGAACGCGCTCGAACACGGGACGGACACGGTGGCCGTCAGACTCGGCCGCCTCGACGACGGCTTCTACGTCGAGGACGACGGCGACGGCATCCCGGCGGCCGACCGCGACCGGGTGTTCGACCCCGGCTACTCGACGAAGGCGGGCGGGACGGGGTTCGGCCTCGTCAGCATCCAACAGATCGCGTTCGCGCACGGATGGACGATAGCCGTCGCCGACAGCCCCGACGGCGGCGCGCGCTTCGAGTTCTCGGACGTGACGCTCGCCGACTGACTCCGCGCGACGGACGCCGGGAGCGGAGCGTCCGAGCGGACCCATACGCTTTTGTCGAAACGATA
Coding sequences within it:
- a CDS encoding Na+/H+ antiporter NhaC family protein, which produces MPAETYGAISLLPALFAIVLTLVSRQVLLSLFTGIWIGATILVGWNPIGGMAHSLQLVINSLITPFNSKLLLFTFLSGAMLGMIFLSGGMKALAERIIDRIKTRRQAEVGTGLLGMLIFVDSYASTMITGSVMRPITDQFDISREKLAYLLDSTTSPVVSIAVVSTWVGFEVGLIRDQFSSLGIDQSAFVVFLQSIPYRFYSLLAIALVFILVGMGWNFGPMKRAEKRAKEEGKVLADDADPLIETREEDIVTPDHVDSRWWYFAAPIVALVAVTGFGLLYSGGWPGAAPNQALRDAATADAILWGVFSACALLLAILVGHARVELEAVSDSMFEGFKMVMFPVAVLTLAWTIGGVSETLGVGPFVVSIAEGVITAPLLPAIVFVAAAIVSFSIGTSWGTMGIMFPVAVPLAFQLGAPLPGAIGAILTGSLFGDHCSPISDTTVLSSMFAGADHVDHVNTQIPYAVLCGAVATLLFLATGYGFSGPILLLPVGVLALFVTAYYLSERRDADVPNVFGSSSD
- a CDS encoding dihydrolipoyl dehydrogenase family protein, giving the protein MREYDLIVLGGGTGNIVAAAAADGGLDVALVERDRLGGTCLNRGCNPSKKLIHRADAAETITNADSLGLDASLDGVAFGDIVDEVIGEVTAEAEEKAERAREHERIDFYQTEGRFVGERTVEVDAEGESGEGDSTAELTAERIVLAGGSRPVVPDSIDGTDEADFLTSDEALRLRELPDRLVVAGGGYIAVEMAHLFGALGTDVAVVGRGNVLLGREDREVAERLTEAYEEKHELHLGREVTELREDGEETVVVAESEEGENGDGDGNGENGDGRIELAGDEVLLATGRRPNTDRWNVSAAGLDTDEDGFVETDEYLETSVDGVYAIGDIAGNYMFKHSGDKEAEHVVESLLGESRSAVSYPGMAHAVFGSPQVGSLGKTEEEIDGGYEAGRYDYDDTALGSVLPGDGFAKALVADDGEVLGFHVVGPHASMLVHEVSTAVAAGADAKTVAETIHVHPALSEVVQGAFREVRDVAPSGI
- a CDS encoding DUF2243 domain-containing protein encodes the protein MSGQTPSSNRSLETADGVTRRSLLSAGVFGFGFSGLIDVLVLHLVLQWHHLLSGIYPQTTMAGLRTNILADGLFSVAMLVVACVGAGLLWQSERRTDVPLALRPVAGAAIIGLGAFDLYDVVVDHVLLGLHQPLSQGGQYNPHWAAVSLLILGAGYYIYRTGVKRQTEAATETA
- a CDS encoding sulfite oxidase, which gives rise to MSPRDADESEQRAEDEPVAQTYPGLEALSTDPDNAQTDARENLESYLTPREEHYVRNHHRTPEIDAEEWTVSLTGLVDSEADLSMAAIRNDYPTESVVHMMECSGNGRAYFSPDAEGDQWTFGAVGNAVWTGTPLRAVLEDHGADTGDEQWLTAMGGEAKADEDVFCRSVPMAKALEDCILAYEMNGDPMTAEHGYPVRLLVPGWFGNNSVKWVEEVRVMDSMVAGEEWESRDGRDYTEYQQSSYRIVPAQDDEAERHASVETVDTRDQMRETEEVRNAYLFDQLVKSLVTSPADGADRSPGADGRIEVAGVAWSGDDAVEAVEVSTDGGETWADAEFVGPDLGRYAVRKFRYVWDADPGEHTVVSRATDDRGRTQPATVSDPEEGLRGIEGDRYPWNQKGYGNNAYEPLGVSVTVER
- a CDS encoding response regulator, coding for MSITVLHVDDDPMFGDLVASYLDCEDDITVESTAGASAAMDRLRRTDVDCVVSDYDMPGTNGLELLAEVRTVCPEVPFILFTGKGSEEIASDAINNGVTDYLQKGGGVDKFDVLRNSVRNAVSRYQGEHELMLSRRFIERVLKLSPAAILVFDREGTVVQANERAEGLLGVEASELVGRSGSEPGWEVVDEKRAPVSADPFFCTRVLETGETVSDVVRGVRQPDGRLAWLSVSAAPLWDDADAIENVIAVMADVTDQHRRERALADTLKQFDGFASVLSHDLGNVLAIAQGRLELAERTGDASHLEQVERALERSVGLLEDLTTVMRSGSFVDEIGDVDARAVFEAAWETQETKRATFETEPLAVRADENALLRMFENLIRNALEHGTDTVAVRLGRLDDGFYVEDDGDGIPAADRDRVFDPGYSTKAGGTGFGLVSIQQIAFAHGWTIAVADSPDGGARFEFSDVTLAD